One region of Streptomyces sp. NBC_00442 genomic DNA includes:
- a CDS encoding helix-turn-helix domain-containing protein, whose translation MAARKEIDGSASVPEFYGKELRWQRERAGLTLEQMVEGSFYGVSYLSEIERGQRRMPPDLARHVDQVLKTNGFFERCCEDVRKARQGAHAAYFAPVAESETRALVIEEWANALIPGLLQTDAYARGVIHATHPLALPDEVDAKVQARLRRARIFEDPKRPEYWVVLHESLLRSPLLGSADMAEQLECIAVLARRRRIVPQILPWNDVSCHFMLSSLTLMEFDREPPVVYTEGMYHGQLIDDPPLVRRYHKAYDRLRAAALPLEASLALLDQAAEEYRNGGRSTGLERGSLA comes from the coding sequence ATGGCTGCGCGCAAGGAGATTGACGGCTCGGCGAGCGTTCCGGAGTTCTACGGCAAGGAACTGCGCTGGCAGCGCGAGCGCGCCGGGCTCACGCTGGAGCAGATGGTGGAGGGCAGCTTCTATGGCGTGAGCTACCTCAGTGAGATCGAGCGTGGCCAACGACGCATGCCGCCTGACCTGGCCCGCCACGTTGATCAGGTGCTCAAGACGAACGGGTTCTTCGAGCGCTGCTGCGAAGACGTTCGTAAGGCCCGGCAGGGTGCGCATGCTGCGTATTTCGCCCCGGTGGCCGAGAGCGAGACGCGGGCGTTGGTCATTGAGGAGTGGGCCAATGCGCTCATCCCCGGGTTGCTTCAGACGGATGCGTATGCGCGAGGCGTCATTCACGCGACGCATCCGCTCGCCCTGCCGGACGAGGTCGACGCCAAGGTGCAGGCCCGCTTGCGGAGAGCCCGGATCTTCGAGGACCCCAAGCGCCCCGAGTACTGGGTCGTCCTGCACGAGTCGCTGCTGCGGAGCCCGTTACTGGGGTCCGCCGACATGGCCGAGCAGCTGGAATGCATCGCCGTGTTGGCGCGCCGGCGGCGGATCGTTCCGCAGATCCTTCCGTGGAACGACGTCAGCTGCCACTTCATGCTGTCGTCGCTCACGCTCATGGAATTCGACCGCGAGCCGCCGGTCGTCTACACAGAGGGCATGTACCACGGGCAGCTCATCGACGATCCGCCCCTCGTGAGGCGGTACCACAAGGCATACGATCGGCTGAGGGCCGCCGCGTTGCCGCTTGAGGCGTCCCTTGCCCTACTCGA